A genomic region of Synechococcus sp. NOUM97013 contains the following coding sequences:
- a CDS encoding GumC family protein — MVSPFPSAASDDEIDLRQMVRALGRQRRLLVSVAGASLLLSGLYAFTRKPVWEAQFQIVLEDQDSGMGRLAQLAAQNPMLANLAGLGGSNGASSLETEVKILESPSVLKPVYDFVLKERRQAGENLDRYTFSDWLPNLKVELEKGTSVLNIAYQDTNKDLVLPVIKRVSQTYQSYSGRDRSRGLTQAVSYLEEQLITLKNQANNSMRSAQAFALSNGLGLQDGMPAAITAGSETGNSGSVENNREATQNKVNALEQQLTAAKAAGATRVYVAPQLEANVELYAKLQGLKAQLQEKSALLRANDPSIQTLQRQISSLTKVINRQTIGLLEGQLQTANAQLTSLTRPREVVLKHRELVRAAIRDEATVVELERQLQTLRLEKARQTDPWELISTPTLLDTPVAPQKKRIVALGLLAGLIAGSVAALLVDRRTGLVFSIDELQGLLPCPLLKHLPALAPAKWSDAADLLARGPLSTASGSGPIALICVGNVPDDQLQAFSSELRRALGGRELLVSNDLRQTSACATQLLLTTPGVATRTQLSQLNQKLVLQGTPLAGWVLLDPELELS, encoded by the coding sequence ATGGTCTCCCCCTTCCCGTCCGCAGCCTCGGACGATGAGATCGACCTGCGCCAGATGGTCAGAGCCCTCGGCCGCCAGCGTCGTTTGCTCGTCTCCGTCGCCGGGGCCTCGCTACTTTTGAGCGGTCTCTACGCCTTCACCCGCAAGCCTGTTTGGGAAGCCCAATTTCAGATCGTACTTGAAGATCAAGATTCAGGCATGGGCCGGCTAGCTCAATTAGCTGCTCAAAACCCTATGCTGGCCAACCTCGCGGGACTGGGAGGAAGTAATGGAGCAAGTTCTCTGGAGACAGAGGTCAAAATCCTCGAAAGCCCTTCTGTCTTAAAACCTGTTTATGACTTTGTTCTGAAAGAAAGACGACAAGCAGGTGAAAACCTCGATCGTTACACCTTTTCTGATTGGTTACCGAACCTGAAGGTTGAGCTAGAAAAAGGCACCTCTGTGCTCAACATCGCCTACCAAGACACAAACAAAGATCTTGTTTTACCCGTCATCAAAAGAGTCTCCCAGACTTATCAGAGTTATTCGGGACGAGACCGCTCCAGAGGCCTCACTCAAGCAGTGAGTTATCTCGAAGAACAGCTCATCACTCTAAAAAACCAGGCCAACAACTCAATGCGCTCCGCTCAAGCCTTTGCTTTGAGCAACGGACTCGGACTTCAAGACGGCATGCCTGCTGCGATCACTGCTGGCTCAGAAACAGGAAACTCGGGTTCTGTGGAAAACAATCGCGAGGCCACACAAAATAAAGTCAATGCTCTGGAACAGCAACTCACAGCTGCCAAGGCCGCAGGAGCAACGCGTGTGTACGTCGCCCCTCAGCTGGAAGCCAACGTCGAGCTTTACGCCAAACTTCAAGGGCTGAAGGCCCAACTCCAAGAGAAGTCAGCTCTACTACGAGCCAATGATCCATCGATTCAAACTCTGCAACGTCAAATCAGCTCGCTGACCAAAGTGATCAACAGGCAGACCATTGGTCTGCTCGAAGGCCAACTGCAAACCGCGAATGCTCAACTCACCTCCCTCACCCGGCCCCGCGAGGTGGTGCTTAAGCACAGGGAATTAGTCAGAGCTGCTATCAGAGATGAAGCAACCGTCGTCGAGCTTGAAAGGCAACTGCAAACCTTACGGCTAGAGAAAGCTCGCCAAACAGATCCATGGGAGCTGATCTCCACCCCCACACTTCTGGATACCCCCGTTGCCCCACAAAAAAAGAGGATAGTGGCCCTCGGCCTGCTTGCCGGCCTGATAGCCGGCAGCGTTGCCGCACTTCTAGTCGACCGACGCACAGGCTTGGTATTCAGCATCGATGAACTTCAAGGCCTCCTGCCCTGCCCGCTGCTCAAGCACCTTCCAGCTCTCGCCCCAGCCAAGTGGAGCGATGCAGCAGATCTGCTGGCCCGCGGCCCCCTCTCAACAGCTTCCGGCTCCGGCCCCATCGCCCTGATTTGTGTTGGCAACGTGCCCGACGATCAACTGCAGGCCTTCAGCAGCGAACTACGTCGTGCCCTTGGCGGTCGAGAGCTTCTCGTAAGCAACGACCTGCGACAGACCAGTGCCTGTGCGACTCAGTTGCTACTCACCACCCCCGGTGTCGCCACCCGCACCCAGCTTTCACAGCTCAACCAAAAACTCGTGCTGCAGGGGACACCCCTGGCCGGTTGGGTGCTGCTTGATCCAGAGCTGGAGTTGAGTTAA
- a CDS encoding polysaccharide biosynthesis/export family protein: MKRTATVLIQRCLRLTAIAGVACTLQAPLVQAQGTQQQNERLLPLEQRAQVDYDAYILGPGDGLQIELLDLPELSGNYSIGPDGTLYLPRLRALYVEGLTVEELRYFLTQQFSTYVREPQLFVRPVVYRPIRIYVGGAVRRPGYYTLSGQTNLSRLSASAESQQLQMGTATEVTRPSLGQVPGGVSANPGSGVSTFGAVFPTVFDAIRTAQGVTPYSDLARVQVTRRRAQGLGGGRIRTNLNFLSLITEGNESQNIRLFDGDVVSVGRSNVVMREQLLKAGQTNLSPQFINVFVSGRVNTPGGVTIPQGSVLNQAIALAGGPRLLKGKVEFVRFTLEGEIDRRTFRYNPGAAADAPNNPVLMAGDLITIQESPLSATVTVLNEISGPVVGIYSVYSLFNGFSQ; encoded by the coding sequence ATGAAGCGTACCGCGACAGTCTTAATCCAGCGCTGCCTACGCCTTACGGCGATAGCGGGAGTTGCGTGCACCCTCCAGGCTCCGCTAGTACAGGCACAGGGCACACAGCAGCAAAACGAACGTTTACTGCCTCTTGAGCAGCGAGCTCAGGTCGACTACGACGCTTACATCCTTGGCCCAGGAGATGGCCTACAGATCGAATTACTGGATCTGCCGGAACTAAGCGGAAACTATTCAATTGGCCCAGATGGAACTTTGTATCTGCCGCGCCTGCGTGCTCTCTATGTAGAAGGTCTAACGGTGGAGGAGCTGCGCTACTTCCTCACTCAGCAGTTCAGCACTTACGTGCGTGAACCCCAATTATTTGTGCGCCCGGTGGTGTATCGACCAATTCGCATCTATGTGGGCGGTGCGGTAAGGCGGCCGGGGTATTACACACTCAGCGGTCAGACCAATCTCAGCCGACTGTCTGCATCAGCTGAAAGCCAGCAACTGCAGATGGGCACCGCGACAGAGGTGACCAGGCCAAGCCTTGGTCAAGTTCCCGGTGGAGTCAGCGCGAACCCTGGCAGTGGCGTTAGCACCTTCGGCGCCGTGTTCCCCACCGTCTTCGACGCGATCCGCACCGCCCAGGGAGTCACCCCTTATTCCGATCTGGCCCGTGTGCAGGTGACCCGCAGGCGTGCACAAGGCCTCGGGGGCGGGCGCATCCGAACCAACCTCAACTTCCTCTCCCTGATCACCGAAGGCAACGAATCCCAAAACATCCGCCTTTTTGACGGTGACGTGGTGAGCGTTGGCCGCAGCAATGTGGTAATGCGCGAGCAACTGCTCAAAGCCGGCCAGACCAACCTCAGCCCGCAGTTCATCAATGTATTCGTTAGCGGGCGAGTGAATACACCCGGCGGTGTCACCATCCCCCAAGGCAGTGTCCTCAATCAGGCGATTGCTTTGGCCGGAGGCCCCCGCCTGCTTAAGGGCAAGGTGGAATTCGTGCGCTTCACTCTCGAAGGTGAAATCGATCGACGCACGTTCCGATACAACCCAGGGGCCGCCGCCGATGCTCCGAACAATCCTGTGCTCATGGCCGGTGATCTGATCACGATCCAAGAATCTCCCTTGAGTGCAACCGTCACCGTGCTCAACGAAATCTCTGGCCCAGTCGTTGGTATTTATTCCGTCTATTCCTTGTTCAACGGCTTCTCGCAATGA
- a CDS encoding ABC transporter ATP-binding protein: MVASGLAEVGSLAAAVPFLAVLSDPEQLWQQPVVRSLSIGLGLESAQALLLPITLGFGIAAILAAAIRLVNVWINGRLAAAIGSDLSCEAYKRTLYQPYEVHMKRNSSEVITSITTQIGQTVRSIKSTLQLATSALVALAILVALLAVDWSVACTAISVFGLAYGLLSFKIRRRLVANNHLVVTASAEQLKALQEGLGAIRDVLLDGSQSTFLDIYQRADRPMRLRIAQNTFLGVFPRYAFEALGLLLIALLALLLSWKQKNSISLIPLLGTLALGSQRLLPALQQIYGNWVVIRSLRVSVEQVLKILSQPIPSHAFRATSQPLQLNHSIKCEDLCFRYSHHLPYVLKNMNLEIYRGERVGLIGSTGSGKSTLVDLLMGLLNPTSGKILIDGLDLNDSKEPSRLVAWRAAIAHVPQSIFLADSSIAENIAFGIPTESIDLAKVRHAAAQAQIASFIESTSDGYDTYVGERGVRLSGGQRQRIGIARALYKKASIILFDEATSALDSSTEEEVMAALEGLSKEITVIMIAHRLSTLACCDRVFELSTKSSIRATTPPDIL, translated from the coding sequence ATGGTTGCTAGTGGTTTGGCAGAAGTAGGATCTCTAGCGGCAGCTGTTCCATTTTTGGCGGTATTGAGTGATCCAGAACAGCTTTGGCAGCAACCGGTGGTTCGAAGTTTGTCCATCGGTCTGGGTTTAGAAAGTGCTCAAGCGCTTTTGCTACCGATAACGCTGGGTTTTGGCATTGCGGCGATACTGGCTGCTGCAATAAGATTAGTGAACGTATGGATTAATGGGAGATTGGCTGCCGCTATTGGTTCTGATCTCAGTTGCGAGGCTTATAAGCGAACTCTGTATCAGCCTTATGAAGTGCATATGAAGCGCAATAGTAGTGAAGTTATTACTTCGATAACAACTCAGATTGGGCAGACGGTCAGGTCGATTAAGTCCACTCTGCAGTTGGCTACTTCGGCATTGGTGGCACTGGCGATCCTAGTGGCGCTTTTGGCGGTCGACTGGTCAGTAGCTTGCACGGCTATCTCAGTGTTTGGTTTGGCCTATGGCCTGCTTTCTTTCAAGATACGCCGTCGACTGGTAGCTAATAACCATCTTGTTGTGACTGCTAGTGCGGAGCAGCTGAAAGCTTTGCAAGAGGGCCTAGGAGCTATTCGAGATGTGTTGCTTGATGGCAGCCAGAGCACTTTCTTAGATATTTATCAACGAGCTGATCGGCCAATGCGATTGCGTATTGCCCAGAACACCTTTCTGGGAGTTTTCCCTCGTTATGCTTTCGAGGCGCTGGGGCTGCTTCTCATTGCGTTGCTTGCTTTGTTGCTTAGCTGGAAGCAAAAAAATTCGATTTCATTAATTCCACTGTTGGGAACCCTAGCCCTTGGTTCCCAACGTTTGTTGCCAGCTCTACAGCAGATCTATGGAAACTGGGTAGTAATCCGCTCTTTGAGAGTAAGTGTTGAACAAGTTCTCAAAATACTAAGCCAGCCCATTCCAAGCCATGCTTTTAGGGCAACTTCTCAACCATTGCAGTTGAACCACTCCATAAAATGTGAGGATTTATGCTTCCGATACAGCCATCATTTACCTTATGTTTTGAAAAATATGAACTTAGAGATTTACCGTGGTGAACGAGTAGGTCTGATTGGTAGCACTGGTAGCGGTAAGAGTACTCTTGTGGATTTGTTGATGGGACTATTAAATCCAACCTCGGGAAAAATTCTGATTGATGGCTTAGACCTTAACGACTCTAAGGAGCCAAGTCGACTTGTCGCTTGGCGTGCTGCGATTGCCCATGTTCCACAGAGTATTTTTTTGGCAGATAGCTCAATTGCTGAGAATATTGCATTTGGCATTCCAACGGAGAGTATTGATTTAGCAAAGGTGCGCCATGCAGCTGCTCAGGCTCAGATTGCTAGCTTTATTGAAAGCACATCTGATGGGTATGACACCTATGTGGGTGAGCGAGGCGTCAGGTTAAGCGGGGGGCAGAGACAGCGGATTGGTATTGCTCGGGCTCTTTATAAAAAAGCCAGTATAATTTTGTTTGATGAAGCTACAAGTGCACTTGACTCGTCTACTGAGGAGGAAGTCATGGCTGCATTGGAAGGTTTGTCAAAAGAGATCACAGTGATAATGATTGCTCATCGCTTAAGCACCTTGGCTTGTTGCGATCGCGTATTCGAGTTATCAACCAAATCATCGATTCGGGCGACAACTCCTCCTGACATACTTTAG
- the rfbF gene encoding glucose-1-phosphate cytidylyltransferase has product MQAVILAGGLGTRLSEETHLKPKPMVEVGGKPILWHILKIYSHFGINEFIVCCGYKGYIIKEYFSNYFLHTSDVTFRMDIDNHMEVHHRKSEPWKVTLVDTGDLSQTGGRLGRVRDYLEEGSFCFTYGDGVADIDVAASIAHHNREGREATLTAVQPPGRYGALHLDGNVVKQFQEKPDGDNAWINGGFFVLQPSVLDRITRDHTCFETDVLPQLAADGQLSAYRHTGFWQPMDTLRDRSRLEELWVSDEAPWKMW; this is encoded by the coding sequence ATGCAAGCTGTCATTTTGGCTGGTGGCTTGGGCACCCGCCTTTCGGAAGAGACCCATTTGAAACCAAAGCCCATGGTTGAAGTTGGTGGCAAGCCGATTTTGTGGCATATATTGAAAATTTACAGCCATTTTGGTATAAACGAATTTATAGTGTGTTGTGGATATAAGGGGTATATTATCAAAGAATACTTTTCAAACTATTTTCTCCATACCAGTGATGTTACCTTTCGCATGGATATTGATAATCATATGGAGGTTCACCATCGTAAGAGTGAACCTTGGAAGGTCACTTTGGTCGATACTGGCGATCTAAGTCAGACAGGCGGAAGATTGGGACGTGTCAGAGATTATCTCGAAGAAGGTAGTTTCTGTTTTACATATGGCGATGGTGTGGCTGATATTGATGTTGCAGCTTCAATTGCTCACCACAATCGAGAAGGACGTGAAGCGACCCTTACCGCAGTGCAACCACCTGGGCGCTATGGGGCATTGCATTTGGATGGGAATGTTGTTAAGCAGTTTCAAGAGAAGCCTGATGGAGATAATGCGTGGATAAACGGTGGTTTCTTTGTGCTTCAGCCAAGCGTTTTGGATCGCATCACTCGAGATCACACTTGCTTCGAAACCGATGTCTTGCCTCAGCTCGCTGCTGATGGGCAGTTGAGTGCTTACAGGCATACAGGCTTCTGGCAGCCTATGGATACTCTCCGAGATCGAAGTAGACTTGAGGAATTATGGGTGAGCGATGAAGCTCCTTGGAAAATGTGGTGA
- the rfbG gene encoding CDP-glucose 4,6-dehydratase codes for MLDTSFWAGRRVLLTGHTGFKGSWLSLWLLKLGAEVWGYSLAPEGQRSLFEELALARGKLHHQLGDIRDLQSLQEAVRQAQPEVVLHLAAQPLVRRSYRDPLGTWATNVQGCLHLFEALTSLQHHCVVVMVTTDKVYANREWVYGYREEDRLGGHDPYSASKAAAELAISSWRDSFCGSCLHQTPFLAIATARSGNVIGGGDWAEDRVVPDAMRALAAGKPIPVRSPEATRPWQHVLEPIGGYLLLAEKLAAVGSSDKYLFSSAFNFGPLIEANRSVSELIGLILQTWPGCWNDLSDPSAPHEAGRLHLQIDKAHHLLNWRPRWDFATAVARTVHWYRSVYEGVSPLQCCLSDLEAYQLDPTHGF; via the coding sequence ATGCTAGATACTTCGTTTTGGGCAGGTAGACGTGTTTTGCTCACTGGACACACAGGTTTCAAGGGCAGCTGGCTGTCCTTGTGGCTATTGAAACTTGGAGCTGAGGTATGGGGCTATTCCCTAGCACCGGAGGGACAACGTTCTCTATTCGAGGAGCTTGCTCTTGCTCGAGGCAAGTTGCATCATCAGCTGGGTGATATACGCGACTTACAGTCACTACAAGAGGCTGTAAGACAAGCCCAGCCAGAGGTTGTGCTGCATTTGGCAGCGCAACCTCTGGTGCGACGCAGTTATCGAGATCCTTTGGGCACATGGGCCACAAATGTGCAGGGTTGCCTGCATTTATTTGAAGCGCTGACTTCTTTGCAGCACCATTGCGTTGTAGTGATGGTTACCACTGATAAAGTGTATGCGAATCGCGAATGGGTTTATGGATACCGGGAGGAGGATCGACTTGGAGGACACGACCCTTATAGTGCTAGTAAAGCTGCTGCTGAGCTAGCAATTTCTAGCTGGCGGGATAGTTTTTGCGGCAGTTGTTTACATCAAACTCCCTTCCTTGCGATAGCTACAGCTCGGTCAGGCAACGTGATCGGTGGTGGCGATTGGGCGGAAGATCGTGTAGTTCCTGATGCAATGCGTGCTTTAGCTGCCGGTAAACCGATTCCTGTACGCAGCCCCGAAGCAACCCGACCTTGGCAACATGTACTTGAACCTATAGGAGGCTATTTACTGCTAGCTGAAAAGCTTGCTGCTGTTGGTAGCAGCGATAAATATTTATTCTCTAGCGCCTTTAACTTTGGCCCCCTGATAGAAGCTAATAGATCGGTTAGTGAGCTAATAGGATTAATATTACAGACTTGGCCGGGGTGTTGGAATGATCTTTCCGATCCGTCGGCGCCACATGAAGCTGGAAGACTTCATTTGCAGATTGACAAAGCACACCACCTTCTCAACTGGAGGCCTCGCTGGGATTTTGCTACAGCAGTAGCTCGCACTGTTCACTGGTATCGCTCCGTTTACGAAGGAGTCAGCCCTCTACAGTGTTGTTTATCAGACCTCGAAGCTTATCAGCTTGACCCAACCCATGGCTTCTGA
- the rfbC gene encoding dTDP-4-dehydrorhamnose 3,5-epimerase produces the protein MASELRRTKIQGVFELRSHVFVDARGSFLNAFRAQEEAFISSWGDRAIAQVNISHNKVLGTIRGLHFQAEPNSEAKLVRCLKGRVWDVAVDLRIDSPSFGQWHAVELSPELSNALLVPEGCAHGFQVMQPDSELFYLHSSFWVPEAEKGVRWDDPQLAISWPLSPMEMSDRDRNLPLISDILPLY, from the coding sequence ATGGCTTCTGAGCTGCGGAGAACCAAAATTCAAGGTGTTTTCGAGCTCCGAAGCCATGTATTCGTGGATGCACGTGGCTCTTTTTTAAATGCCTTTCGTGCTCAAGAGGAAGCGTTCATAAGCTCATGGGGGGACCGAGCTATTGCCCAAGTGAATATCAGTCACAATAAGGTTTTGGGCACCATTCGTGGACTGCACTTTCAGGCTGAACCAAATAGTGAAGCCAAACTGGTGCGCTGTCTTAAGGGCAGAGTTTGGGATGTGGCAGTTGACTTGCGAATTGACTCTCCTAGCTTTGGTCAGTGGCATGCTGTTGAGCTCAGTCCTGAACTTAGTAATGCTCTTCTTGTGCCTGAGGGGTGCGCCCATGGTTTTCAGGTTATGCAGCCGGATAGCGAACTGTTTTATCTTCACTCCAGTTTCTGGGTTCCGGAAGCTGAAAAAGGTGTCCGTTGGGATGACCCTCAGCTGGCAATCTCTTGGCCTCTTTCCCCAATGGAAATGAGTGATCGCGACCGTAATTTACCCTTGATTTCTGACATTCTTCCTCTCTACTAA
- a CDS encoding class I SAM-dependent methyltransferase, with product MAYACRHCGSVLGDSDTVIDLGHQPPSNSYLTTEQLAMPEVTYPLKVYVCPNCWLVQLPAHASAEELFTADYAYFSSTSSSWCAHAEQFVTLAVERLDLDLTSHVVELASNDGYLLQYFKKKGISCLGIEPTHATAEAARGKGIETIECFFGLSLAEQLEPADLVVANNVLAHVPDINDFVAGIARLLKINGRASIEFPHLLRLLIGNQFDTIYHEHYSYLSLRIVQRIAHAKGMDVVDVEELPTHGGSLRVWLAHKGIAEPTASVLAILHAEAEIGLEQHSAYSNFQTRAERAKFKLLQFLLDAKRQGKRVLGYGAAAKGNTLLNYTGVHADLLEYVGDLAISKQNKFLPGSHIPVISPEQLAAQKFDSLLVLPWNLIDEVTEQFPHKELVTAIPDLRFCSKQV from the coding sequence ATGGCTTACGCCTGCCGCCACTGCGGATCAGTGTTGGGAGACTCGGACACAGTTATTGATCTAGGTCACCAGCCACCCAGCAACTCTTACCTCACTACAGAACAGCTGGCTATGCCTGAGGTCACCTACCCTCTTAAAGTCTATGTGTGTCCGAACTGCTGGTTGGTGCAATTACCTGCTCATGCCTCAGCGGAAGAGTTATTTACTGCTGACTATGCCTATTTTTCAAGCACTTCAAGTAGTTGGTGTGCCCACGCAGAGCAGTTTGTGACATTGGCAGTTGAGCGGTTGGATTTAGATCTTACCAGTCATGTTGTGGAGTTGGCTTCGAACGATGGATACCTACTTCAATATTTCAAGAAAAAAGGTATTTCATGTTTAGGCATTGAACCAACTCATGCTACGGCAGAGGCCGCTCGAGGAAAAGGCATCGAGACAATCGAGTGTTTTTTTGGTTTGTCTTTGGCTGAGCAGCTAGAACCTGCAGATCTGGTTGTAGCCAATAATGTGCTAGCTCACGTACCAGATATCAATGATTTTGTGGCTGGTATCGCACGTTTGCTAAAGATTAACGGGCGTGCTTCAATCGAATTTCCGCATCTTCTGAGGCTACTGATAGGTAATCAATTCGATACGATTTATCATGAGCATTATAGCTATTTGTCCCTTCGGATTGTTCAACGTATCGCACATGCAAAGGGAATGGATGTTGTTGATGTTGAGGAATTGCCTACACACGGAGGCAGTCTTCGAGTATGGCTGGCTCATAAGGGTATTGCGGAGCCCACAGCATCAGTGTTAGCTATATTGCATGCAGAAGCCGAAATAGGCTTAGAACAGCACTCGGCTTACAGCAATTTTCAGACACGTGCTGAGAGGGCCAAATTCAAGCTTTTGCAATTCTTGCTTGATGCAAAACGTCAGGGTAAGCGAGTGCTTGGATATGGTGCGGCTGCTAAGGGTAACACCCTGCTGAACTACACCGGTGTCCACGCTGACCTACTAGAATACGTAGGCGATCTTGCAATCAGCAAGCAAAACAAATTTCTTCCAGGAAGCCATATTCCAGTAATAAGCCCTGAGCAGCTTGCTGCTCAGAAGTTCGACTCACTTCTGGTGTTGCCTTGGAACTTGATTGATGAAGTCACCGAGCAGTTCCCTCATAAAGAATTAGTTACGGCTATTCCAGATCTCAGGTTTTGCTCGAAACAAGTGTAA